From Gordonia crocea, the proteins below share one genomic window:
- the dop gene encoding depupylase/deamidase Dop: MQRIIGIEVEYGISAPGDPSANPIMTSTQAVLAYAAAAGVPRAKRTRWDYEVESPMRDARGFDLGRSNGPAPIIDADEIGAANMILTNGARLYVDHAHPEYSAPEVADPLDAVIWDKAGERVMEAAARHVASVPGAPRLQLYKNNIDGKGASYGTHENYLMDRNTPFADIVTGLTPFFASRQVICGSGRVGIGQSGDEAGFQLSQRADYIEVEVGLETTLKRGIINTRDEPHADPDRYRRLHVIIGDANLAETATYLKVGTTALVLDLVEAGVDLSDLELARPVAAVHTISHDPTLTATVALADGREMTGLALQREYLARCQRFHNLHHGDDEAAARVLSTWADVLDKLERDPMECADLLDWPAKLRLLEGFRLREGLSWSAPRLALIDLQYSDVRLDKGLYNRLVARGSMKRLVDEAQVTAAVTAPPPDTRAYFRGECLRRFGADIAAASWDSVIFDLGGDSLIRIPTLEPLRGSRSHVGELLDSVASAAELVDELTAK; encoded by the coding sequence ATGCAGCGAATCATCGGGATCGAAGTCGAATACGGCATCTCCGCGCCGGGGGATCCCTCGGCCAACCCGATCATGACCTCGACCCAGGCGGTACTCGCCTATGCGGCGGCGGCCGGGGTGCCCCGGGCCAAGCGGACCCGGTGGGATTACGAGGTCGAGTCGCCGATGCGCGACGCGCGTGGATTCGATCTGGGTCGGTCCAACGGTCCGGCGCCGATCATCGACGCCGACGAGATCGGCGCGGCCAACATGATCCTCACCAACGGGGCGCGGCTCTACGTCGACCACGCGCATCCGGAGTACTCCGCACCGGAGGTCGCCGACCCGCTCGACGCGGTGATCTGGGACAAGGCCGGCGAACGCGTGATGGAGGCCGCCGCCCGCCACGTCGCCAGCGTGCCCGGCGCGCCGCGGCTGCAGTTGTACAAGAACAACATCGACGGCAAGGGTGCCTCGTACGGCACCCATGAGAACTACCTGATGGACCGCAACACCCCGTTCGCCGACATCGTCACCGGGCTGACGCCCTTCTTCGCGTCGCGCCAGGTGATCTGCGGCTCGGGCCGCGTCGGAATCGGCCAGTCCGGCGACGAGGCGGGCTTCCAACTCTCCCAGCGCGCCGACTACATCGAGGTCGAGGTAGGGCTGGAGACGACGCTCAAGCGCGGCATCATCAACACCCGCGACGAGCCGCATGCCGATCCCGACCGCTACCGCCGGCTGCACGTCATCATCGGCGACGCCAACCTGGCCGAGACCGCCACCTACCTGAAGGTGGGCACCACCGCCCTGGTCCTCGACCTGGTCGAGGCGGGGGTCGACCTGTCCGACCTCGAATTGGCCCGTCCGGTCGCCGCCGTGCACACGATCAGCCACGACCCGACGCTCACCGCCACGGTCGCACTCGCCGACGGGCGCGAGATGACCGGACTGGCGCTGCAGCGCGAGTACCTGGCCCGGTGCCAGCGCTTCCACAACCTGCACCACGGCGACGACGAGGCCGCCGCCCGCGTCCTGTCCACCTGGGCCGACGTGCTCGACAAGCTCGAGCGCGACCCGATGGAATGCGCCGACCTGTTGGACTGGCCGGCCAAGCTGCGCCTGTTGGAGGGCTTCCGGCTGCGCGAAGGGTTGTCGTGGTCGGCGCCGCGGTTGGCCCTGATCGACCTGCAGTACTCCGATGTGCGGCTCGACAAGGGCCTGTACAACCGGCTGGTGGCCCGGGGTTCGATGAAACGCCTGGTCGACGAGGCGCAGGTGACCGCAGCGGTGACCGCGCCGCCGCCGGATACGCGCGCCTACTTCCGCGGCGAATGCCTGCGCCGATTCGGTGCCGATATCGCGGCGGCGAGCTGGGATTCGGTGATCTTCGACCTGGGTGGGGATTCGCTCATCCGCATTCCAACGCTGGAACCGTTGCGCGGCAGCCGTTCCCATGTCGGGGAATTACTCGATTCGGTGGCGTCGGCGGCCGAACTCGTCGACGAGTTGACGGCCAAGTAG
- the arc gene encoding proteasome ATPase, whose translation MNQPGGGARPTGTAEQLQERVDNLSARNAKLLETLKEARQQLVALREEVDRLGQPPSGYGVLQAVYADDSTVDVFTSGRKMRLTVSPNLDVDEMHIGQTLRLNEALTVVERCDFDVSGEIATLREVLADGERALVVGHADEERVIVLAEPLRPSTDSDDQRRKLRPGDSLLIDNKAGVAFERIPKAEVEDLVLEEVPDVDYSDIGGLGRQIEQIRDAVELPFLHKELFREYSLRPPKGVLLYGPPGCGKTLIAKAVANSLARKMAEARGDDAHEAKSYFLNIKGPELLNKFVGETERHIRLIFQRAREKASEGTPVIVFFDEMDSIFRTRGSGVSSDVETTVVPQLLSEIDGVEGLENVIVIGASNREDMIDPAILRPGRLDVKIKIERPDAESAIDIFSKYLTEDLPIHPDDIAEFGGDRGACVRAMIERVVDRMYAESEDNRFLEVTYANGDKEVMYFKDFNSGAMIQNVVDRAKKYAIKAQLETGQPGLRISHLLDSILDEFAENEDLPNTTNPDDWARISGKKGERIVYIRTLVTGKSSGASRAIDTETSTGQYL comes from the coding sequence ATCAACCAGCCGGGCGGCGGGGCCCGCCCCACCGGCACTGCCGAGCAGTTGCAGGAACGGGTCGACAACCTCTCTGCCCGCAACGCGAAGCTCCTCGAGACGCTCAAAGAGGCCCGTCAGCAGCTCGTCGCCCTGCGCGAGGAGGTCGACCGCCTCGGGCAGCCGCCCAGCGGCTACGGCGTGCTGCAGGCCGTCTATGCCGACGATTCGACCGTGGACGTGTTCACCTCCGGCCGCAAGATGCGGTTGACGGTGTCGCCGAACCTGGACGTCGACGAGATGCACATCGGCCAGACGCTGCGCCTCAACGAGGCACTCACCGTCGTCGAACGGTGCGACTTCGACGTGTCCGGCGAGATCGCGACCCTGCGCGAGGTGCTCGCCGACGGGGAACGGGCGCTGGTCGTCGGCCATGCCGACGAAGAGCGCGTGATCGTGCTCGCCGAGCCGCTGCGCCCGTCGACCGACTCCGACGACCAGCGTCGGAAGCTGCGGCCCGGGGATTCGCTGCTCATCGACAACAAGGCCGGGGTCGCGTTCGAGCGCATCCCCAAGGCCGAGGTCGAGGACCTCGTCCTCGAAGAGGTGCCGGATGTGGACTACTCCGACATCGGCGGACTCGGGCGGCAGATCGAACAGATCCGGGATGCGGTCGAACTCCCGTTCCTGCACAAGGAGCTGTTCCGCGAGTACTCGCTGCGTCCGCCCAAGGGGGTCCTGCTCTACGGCCCGCCCGGTTGCGGTAAGACGCTGATCGCCAAGGCGGTCGCCAACTCGTTGGCCCGCAAGATGGCCGAGGCGCGCGGCGACGACGCCCACGAGGCCAAGTCCTACTTCCTCAACATCAAGGGCCCGGAGCTGCTCAACAAGTTCGTCGGCGAGACCGAGCGGCACATCCGCCTGATCTTCCAACGCGCCCGGGAGAAGGCTTCCGAGGGCACGCCGGTGATCGTGTTCTTCGACGAGATGGACTCCATCTTCCGCACCCGCGGGTCGGGCGTCTCCTCCGATGTGGAGACCACCGTCGTCCCGCAGCTGCTCAGTGAGATCGACGGGGTCGAGGGCCTGGAGAACGTCATCGTCATCGGCGCCTCCAACCGCGAGGACATGATCGATCCGGCGATCCTGCGGCCCGGCCGCCTGGACGTGAAGATCAAGATCGAGCGGCCCGACGCGGAGTCGGCCATCGACATCTTCTCCAAGTACCTCACCGAGGACCTGCCGATCCATCCCGACGACATCGCCGAGTTCGGCGGCGACCGTGGGGCGTGCGTGCGCGCCATGATCGAGCGCGTCGTCGACCGGATGTACGCCGAGAGCGAGGACAACCGGTTCCTCGAGGTCACCTACGCCAACGGCGATAAAGAAGTCATGTACTTCAAGGACTTCAACTCCGGTGCGATGATCCAGAACGTCGTCGACCGCGCCAAGAAGTACGCGATCAAGGCGCAGTTGGAGACCGGTCAACCGGGGCTGCGGATCAGCCACCTGCTGGATTCGATCCTCGACGAGTTCGCCGAGAACGAGGACCTGCCGAACACCACGAACCCGGACGACTGGGCGCGCATCTCGGGCAAGAAGGGCGAGCGCATCGTGTACATCCGGACGCTGGTGACCGGCAAGAGCTCGGGTGCGAGCCGCGCGATCGACACGGAGACCTCGACCGGCCAGTACCTCTAG
- a CDS encoding tRNA (adenine-N1)-methyltransferase has product MPTTGPFEVGDRVQLTDAKSRKFTVILEPGKLFHTHRGAIAHDDLIGSPEGCIVAATSGTEYLALRPLLTDFVLSMPRGAQVIYPKDSAQIITEGDIHPGCRVIEAGAGSGALTCSLLRSVGPSGSVLSYEIRDDHADYARRNVETFFAGAPENWELRVGDLADHDPADQADRMILDMVAPWEPLETARRTLKPGGVLVVYVATVTQLSRIIEALRDQECWTEPRAWESMVREWSAVGLAVRPEHRMQGHTAFLITARRLADGQTTLRPHRRPTGRTKPSGGEDADTAAESEQ; this is encoded by the coding sequence ATGCCGACCACCGGGCCGTTCGAGGTCGGAGACCGGGTGCAGCTGACCGACGCCAAGTCGCGCAAGTTCACCGTCATCCTCGAACCCGGCAAACTGTTCCACACCCATCGCGGCGCTATCGCCCACGATGATCTGATCGGTTCGCCGGAGGGCTGCATCGTCGCGGCGACCAGTGGGACCGAATACCTCGCGCTGCGGCCGCTGCTCACCGACTTCGTGCTGTCGATGCCGCGCGGCGCCCAGGTGATCTACCCGAAGGATTCGGCGCAGATCATCACCGAGGGCGACATCCACCCGGGCTGCCGGGTGATCGAGGCCGGCGCCGGATCGGGTGCACTGACGTGTTCGCTGCTGCGGTCGGTGGGCCCGTCGGGCTCGGTGCTCTCCTACGAGATCCGCGACGACCACGCCGACTACGCCCGCCGCAATGTCGAGACCTTCTTCGCCGGTGCGCCGGAGAACTGGGAGCTGCGCGTCGGCGACCTGGCCGACCACGACCCGGCTGACCAGGCCGATCGGATGATCCTGGACATGGTCGCGCCATGGGAGCCGCTGGAGACGGCGCGCCGCACACTCAAACCCGGCGGCGTCCTCGTCGTCTACGTCGCCACCGTGACCCAACTGTCGCGGATCATCGAAGCGCTGCGCGACCAAGAGTGCTGGACCGAGCCGCGCGCCTGGGAGTCGATGGTGCGCGAGTGGAGCGCCGTGGGTCTGGCGGTGCGCCCGGAGCACCGGATGCAGGGACACACCGCCTTCCTGATCACCGCCCGGCGCCTGGCGGACGGGCAGACCACGCTGCGCCCGCACCGGCGACCCACCGGACGGACGAAACCCTCCGGCGGCGAGGACGCGGACACCGCCGCCGAATCGGAGCAGTAG
- a CDS encoding thioesterase family protein: MDEYITDNAYYLPADPAQAQAGDGWEYFTPSESVVSVWSTDIQHGGPPTGLLARSLRHAAGGDDGPVAFSRITTDILGAIGLGTNRVRGEVLRPGRQISLIGAELQVADGNGAFRTAATARAWVARGSASAAIDHSPREPMTPLPGELEIRAGVTPDSSLGVDWGTVGFIGTTETAWVPGRNGRLSAVWIRPIPALVAGETTDLLDSLCVVADVANGVGSELDPRQWTWMNLDTTLHLLRRPVGTWIALDAELCAGPDGYGATFADLYDEDGFVGRTAQTVLLSAH; the protein is encoded by the coding sequence GTGGACGAGTACATCACCGACAATGCCTATTATCTCCCGGCCGACCCCGCGCAGGCGCAGGCGGGTGACGGGTGGGAGTACTTCACCCCGTCGGAATCGGTAGTCTCGGTGTGGTCCACCGACATCCAGCACGGCGGGCCGCCCACCGGACTGCTCGCCCGGTCGCTGCGGCATGCGGCCGGCGGCGATGATGGTCCGGTCGCCTTTTCCCGCATCACCACCGACATTCTCGGCGCCATCGGCCTCGGGACCAACCGGGTGCGCGGCGAAGTCCTGCGTCCGGGGCGCCAGATCAGCCTCATCGGCGCCGAGCTGCAGGTCGCCGACGGCAACGGCGCCTTCCGCACCGCCGCGACGGCCCGCGCCTGGGTGGCCCGGGGCTCGGCGTCGGCGGCCATCGACCACAGCCCCCGCGAGCCGATGACCCCGCTGCCCGGGGAACTGGAGATCCGTGCCGGGGTCACCCCGGATTCCTCGCTCGGCGTCGACTGGGGCACCGTCGGCTTCATCGGTACGACTGAAACGGCCTGGGTGCCGGGCCGCAACGGACGCTTGTCGGCGGTGTGGATCCGCCCCATCCCGGCGCTGGTCGCCGGGGAGACGACCGACCTGCTCGACTCGCTGTGCGTGGTCGCCGACGTGGCCAACGGCGTGGGCAGCGAACTCGACCCCCGACAGTGGACGTGGATGAACCTCGACACGACGCTGCACCTGCTGCGCCGGCCCGTCGGCACGTGGATCGCCTTGGACGCCGAGCTCTGCGCCGGCCCGGACGGCTACGGGGCGACGTTCGCCGACCTCTACGACGAGGACGGATTCGTCGGGCGCACCGCGCAGACCGTGCTGCTCAGCGCACACTGA
- the hisG gene encoding ATP phosphoribosyltransferase, translating into MLRVAVPNKGALSEAAGAVLAEAGYRKRSDAKDLTVLDTANDVEFFFLRPKDIAIYVGQGTLDLGITGRDLAADSGAAVDEQLAMGFGSSTFRYAAPAGQEWSVADLAGKRIATSYENLVRADLAAKGIDAEIIRLDGAVEISIQLGVADAIADVVGSGRTLRQHSLVAFGGSLCDSEGVLVSRTGVELGKSARQFVARVQGVVFGQQYVMIDYDCPRELLDRASQLTPGLESPTVAPMADPDWVAVRAMVPRKEHQNLMDELAELGAKAILATDIRSCRF; encoded by the coding sequence ATGCTGCGCGTGGCAGTTCCCAACAAGGGCGCGCTTTCCGAGGCCGCCGGTGCGGTGCTCGCCGAGGCCGGATACCGTAAGCGGTCCGACGCCAAAGACCTGACCGTCCTCGACACCGCCAACGACGTCGAGTTCTTCTTCCTGCGCCCCAAAGACATCGCCATCTACGTCGGCCAGGGGACCCTCGACCTCGGTATCACCGGCCGCGACCTGGCCGCCGACTCCGGTGCCGCGGTCGACGAACAACTCGCGATGGGCTTCGGTTCGTCGACGTTCCGCTACGCCGCCCCCGCCGGGCAGGAGTGGTCGGTGGCCGACCTGGCCGGCAAGCGCATCGCGACCTCGTATGAGAACCTCGTGCGCGCCGATCTCGCCGCCAAGGGCATCGACGCGGAGATCATCCGCCTCGACGGCGCGGTGGAGATCTCCATCCAGCTCGGCGTCGCCGACGCGATCGCCGACGTCGTCGGGTCGGGGCGCACCCTGCGCCAGCACTCGCTGGTGGCCTTCGGGGGGTCGCTGTGCGACTCCGAGGGCGTCCTGGTGTCCCGCACGGGGGTCGAGCTGGGCAAGTCGGCCCGTCAGTTCGTGGCCCGGGTGCAGGGCGTGGTGTTCGGCCAGCAGTACGTGATGATCGATTACGACTGCCCGCGCGAGCTCCTCGACCGGGCCTCGCAACTCACCCCCGGGCTGGAGTCGCCGACGGTGGCGCCGATGGCCGATCCCGACTGGGTCGCGGTGCGCGCGATGGTGCCGCGCAAGGAGCACCAGAACCTGATGGATGAACTCGCCGAGCTCGGCGCGAAGGCCATCCTCGCCACCGACATCCGCTCCTGCCGGTTCTGA
- a CDS encoding phosphoribosyl-ATP diphosphatase, translated as MKTFDELFAELGEKARTRPEGSGTVAALDSGVHTLGKKIIEEAGEVWLAAEHESDESLGEEISQLLYWLQVMMIKRGLGLDDVYRHL; from the coding sequence GTGAAAACCTTCGACGAGTTGTTCGCCGAGTTGGGCGAGAAGGCGCGGACCCGCCCCGAGGGCAGTGGCACCGTCGCCGCCCTCGATTCGGGTGTCCACACGCTGGGCAAGAAGATCATCGAGGAGGCCGGCGAGGTGTGGCTCGCGGCCGAGCACGAGTCCGACGAGTCGCTCGGTGAGGAGATCTCGCAGTTGTTGTACTGGCTGCAGGTGATGATGATCAAGCGCGGGCTCGGCCTCGACGACGTGTACCGACATCTGTAG
- a CDS encoding esterase-like activity of phytase family protein — MRARRCRLLAASALVLGGLIVGPAGAARAAGVCSPTVAAVGFSDALDKTTAAGESVAGISALAHDRRSGRYLALPDHTEATALVWPLAGLDDVPVARPRVAGPPLRLRGPDGRLLPGRSDTEGLAVLADGSLVVSAETGPALRVFGRDGAWRYDVPVPPRFAPAPVGRAVPNAGFEGLAATPSGRRLVAAMERPLLGEDPGSVVFLDYRIGAAGRFILARELRYRPAPGMRVAEIAAYREDRLVVLEAAYSARRGNSVVLADAQIGPAAGPGRTRVVHRRPLADLVHCPTMGARSREYQRNPLLDNYEAMAVVPRAGGYTIHLVSDDNHSKHQTTRLLTLWATLP, encoded by the coding sequence GTGAGGGCTCGACGCTGCCGTCTGTTGGCGGCGTCGGCGCTGGTGCTCGGCGGCCTCATCGTCGGCCCCGCGGGTGCGGCCCGCGCGGCGGGCGTCTGCTCGCCGACGGTCGCGGCCGTCGGGTTCTCCGACGCCTTGGACAAGACGACCGCGGCGGGGGAGTCGGTGGCCGGGATCTCCGCGCTCGCCCACGACCGCCGGTCCGGGCGGTACCTGGCGCTGCCGGACCACACCGAGGCCACCGCCCTGGTGTGGCCACTCGCCGGACTCGACGATGTGCCGGTGGCCCGACCCCGGGTCGCCGGGCCGCCGCTGCGGCTGCGCGGCCCGGACGGCCGGTTGCTGCCCGGCCGGTCCGACACCGAGGGGCTGGCGGTGCTGGCCGACGGGAGTCTCGTGGTGAGCGCGGAGACCGGCCCGGCCCTGCGGGTCTTCGGCCGCGACGGCGCCTGGCGCTATGACGTCCCCGTGCCACCGCGGTTCGCGCCGGCACCGGTCGGGCGCGCGGTGCCCAACGCCGGATTCGAAGGGTTGGCCGCGACGCCGTCGGGGCGGCGGCTGGTCGCCGCCATGGAGCGGCCGCTGCTCGGCGAGGACCCGGGCAGCGTCGTCTTCCTCGACTATCGGATCGGTGCCGCCGGGCGGTTCATCTTGGCCCGCGAACTGCGCTACCGACCCGCCCCGGGGATGCGCGTCGCGGAGATCGCGGCCTACCGCGAGGACCGGCTGGTGGTGCTCGAGGCGGCATACTCGGCCCGCCGGGGAAACAGCGTGGTACTCGCCGACGCGCAGATCGGACCCGCCGCGGGCCCCGGACGCACCCGTGTGGTGCATCGCCGGCCGCTGGCCGACCTGGTGCACTGCCCGACGATGGGGGCGCGCAGCCGGGAGTACCAGCGCAACCCGCTGCTGGACAACTACGAGGCGATGGCGGTGGTGCCCCGCGCCGGTGGGTACACGATCCACCTGGTCTCCGACGACAACCACTCGAAGCACCAGACCACCCGGTTGCTGACGTTGTGGGCCACCCTGCCCTGA
- a CDS encoding HAD family hydrolase — protein MTNRYPAAVLWDMDGTLIDSEPIWDVAVTDFAARHGLTVTPELREATLGNSLPDAMAKVYDAAGIGPGDRDTAADERWLIDHAGGLFQAGLPWRPGAQEALDAVAGAGIAMVLVTNTVRELTEVALASIGRSRFSATVCGDEVPIGKPSPFPYLRAVDLLGYAAYSCLVVEDSPTGAASSAAAGCPSLIVPSAVPVDAAPGRVFRESLVGLGVEELAQAWRDALVDG, from the coding sequence GTGACTAACCGGTACCCCGCGGCCGTCCTGTGGGACATGGACGGCACCCTGATCGATTCTGAGCCAATCTGGGACGTCGCCGTCACGGATTTCGCCGCGCGCCACGGCCTGACCGTGACGCCGGAACTGCGCGAGGCGACGCTGGGCAACTCGCTGCCCGACGCCATGGCCAAGGTGTATGACGCGGCCGGGATCGGACCCGGGGACCGCGACACCGCCGCTGACGAACGATGGCTCATCGACCATGCCGGCGGCCTGTTCCAGGCCGGCCTGCCGTGGCGGCCGGGGGCGCAGGAGGCGCTCGACGCCGTCGCCGGGGCCGGGATCGCCATGGTGTTGGTGACCAACACCGTGCGCGAGCTCACCGAGGTCGCGCTGGCGAGCATCGGCCGGTCCCGCTTCAGCGCCACCGTGTGCGGCGACGAGGTGCCGATCGGCAAGCCGTCGCCGTTCCCGTATCTGCGCGCGGTCGACCTGCTCGGTTACGCGGCGTATTCCTGCCTGGTGGTGGAGGACTCGCCGACCGGTGCGGCGTCGTCGGCCGCCGCGGGCTGCCCGTCGCTGATCGTGCCGTCGGCGGTGCCGGTCGACGCGGCGCCCGGACGGGTGTTCCGCGAGTCGCTCGTCGGACTCGGCGTCGAGGAACTGGCCCAGGCCTGGCGCGACGCCCTGGTCGACGGGTGA